A window of Cohnella herbarum contains these coding sequences:
- a CDS encoding DUF1540 domain-containing protein yields MAKDVLCEVNSCKHWAPGNACNASSIYVVNNRNKQASHSEETDCKTFESKI; encoded by the coding sequence ATGGCTAAAGATGTTCTATGCGAAGTGAATTCATGCAAGCATTGGGCGCCGGGAAATGCTTGTAACGCTTCTTCGATCTACGTCGTGAACAACCGCAACAAGCAAGCTTCCCATTCGGAAGAAACGGATTGCAAAACGTTCGAATCGAAAATTTAG
- a CDS encoding TetR/AcrR family transcriptional regulator, translating to MSEKIDRRKARTKQLLHEALIILIQEKGSDGVTVTDITNRADINRGTFYLHYRDVADMLEQWKEEAFEHIRSLVRQLDVMELREYAQRDEPYPKMVSIFEEIARNAPFFKTMFGPKGDPAYMTQYRELMISHIFGKMDYYKPTREGLLVPLDYLIAYISSANLGVVMHWIQTDFQQSPQEIGHILSRIFNHGPLASMGLK from the coding sequence ATGTCGGAAAAAATAGATCGCAGAAAAGCGAGAACAAAACAGCTTCTTCATGAAGCGCTTATTATACTCATTCAGGAGAAAGGTTCGGATGGGGTTACCGTGACGGATATTACGAACCGGGCGGACATTAACCGCGGAACGTTCTATCTGCACTACCGGGACGTCGCCGACATGCTCGAGCAATGGAAAGAAGAAGCGTTCGAGCATATCCGAAGCCTAGTACGCCAATTGGACGTTATGGAGCTTAGGGAATACGCCCAGAGAGACGAACCCTATCCGAAAATGGTATCGATATTCGAAGAAATTGCGCGTAATGCCCCTTTTTTCAAAACCATGTTCGGTCCCAAGGGCGACCCGGCTTATATGACTCAGTATAGGGAATTAATGATCAGCCACATATTCGGCAAAATGGACTATTATAAGCCCACTCGGGAAGGTCTTCTCGTGCCGCTCGACTACTTGATCGCGTATATTTCCTCCGCCAATCTCGGAGTGGTCATGCACTGGATTCAGACGGACTTTCAACAATCCCCCCAAGAAATCGGCCACATTCTATCACGCATCTTCAATCATGGGCCGCTCGCCTCTATGGGGTTGAAGTGA
- a CDS encoding carbohydrate ABC transporter permease — MNSAVLKKTMYWFVVPALTMYLVFWIYPILRLFQYSFSDYNGFVQDFNYVGFDNFSQIFKDGVAGTSLTNTLIYTLVFVVFSNLIALGLAFLLNMKIRATGLYRTAAYVPTLFSAIVVGFIWSYVYMPDSGLIATVLSWFGFDGANLNLLGNYDSALYAITTVDIWKHIGTSTVIFLAGLQTVPVDLEEAGKIDGANAWKITRFIRLPLLATSITINLTLSVINGLKAFDYSFIMTNGGPGRATSTLLFEIFRMAFREQQYGKASALAVISFALIIVITSFFVLKLNKREVSA, encoded by the coding sequence ATGAATTCAGCGGTATTGAAAAAAACGATGTACTGGTTCGTTGTGCCCGCTTTGACGATGTATCTGGTGTTTTGGATTTATCCGATCTTGAGGCTGTTCCAATACAGCTTTTCCGATTACAACGGTTTCGTCCAGGATTTTAACTATGTCGGGTTCGACAACTTTTCGCAGATCTTCAAGGACGGCGTAGCCGGAACTTCCCTTACCAACACATTGATCTATACGTTAGTTTTCGTCGTTTTCAGCAACTTAATCGCTTTGGGTTTGGCATTTCTCCTGAATATGAAAATTCGAGCCACCGGCCTGTATCGTACAGCTGCATATGTTCCGACTTTGTTCAGCGCGATTGTCGTTGGTTTTATATGGAGTTACGTTTATATGCCGGATAGCGGCTTGATCGCGACCGTATTAAGCTGGTTTGGTTTCGACGGTGCGAATCTTAACCTGCTAGGCAACTACGATTCCGCGTTATACGCGATCACCACGGTCGATATTTGGAAACACATCGGAACAAGCACGGTCATTTTCCTTGCGGGATTGCAGACCGTACCGGTCGATCTCGAAGAAGCCGGGAAAATCGACGGAGCGAACGCCTGGAAAATCACCCGGTTTATCCGTCTTCCGTTGCTGGCAACCTCCATCACGATTAACTTAACGCTTAGCGTCATCAACGGTTTGAAAGCTTTCGACTATTCTTTCATCATGACGAACGGCGGACCGGGGCGGGCGACGAGCACGCTGCTATTCGAAATATTCCGGATGGCGTTCCGCGAGCAACAGTACGGCAAAGCTTCCGCGTTGGCCGTCATCTCCTTCGCCCTTATTATCGTCATAACGTCGTTCTTCGTTCTGAAGCTGAATAAAAGGGAGGTATCGGCATGA
- a CDS encoding DEAD/DEAH box helicase, whose translation MDQVTDFAGLGVSEGRVAILKEMGIVTPTPVQEETIPIVKAGHDVISQAQTGTGKTLAFVLPMLDKIRTDVAQVQGLIVTPTRELAIQITAEIKKLLTREDGIKVLAVYGGQDVEAQLHKLKGDMHIIVATPGRLLDHLGRETIKLDGVKMLVLDEADQMLHMGFLKEVEDILRHTPYKKQAMLFSATMPASIREMAGRILRNPQHVTVKSERVTVKDIRQWVVETSDREKQATLVKLLEETQPYLSIIFCRTKRRANTLNVALQEMGYSSDELHGDLSQMKREQVMKRFRDARLQLLVATDVAARGLDVEGVTHVFNYDVPLDVESYIHRIGRTGRAGEKGLAITLISPKDRRELADIEDGIQMIMERRSEEGAPLGGGGLEGPRNSGGLGRAGSGGGRSRGSSAGAAKGRSIGGSKARGGDKAYGAAGGRGGDKRRGAAVAKPGMGNRSSTGEWVDRGQSRDAEKAGRSSRSTVSAAAAASASDEAIGFTFSDRGERGGASGGRGRVGGGAGRKPAGDRGGFGRSAGAGRAGGSDRAVGGRAGFGRSADERGTGRPSGAGGSSRRNSSERLAERAAENAKFDRNGESRGGGYGGGGRSGAGGFNTGGAKGGRKTEERGGSFGGGRSSGARSGSGFGGGGAKGGSFKGPKGPSGGGGRGGRGSSRGR comes from the coding sequence GTGGATCAAGTGACGGATTTTGCGGGATTAGGCGTGTCAGAAGGCCGGGTTGCGATACTGAAAGAGATGGGAATCGTAACGCCGACGCCGGTACAGGAGGAAACGATTCCGATCGTGAAGGCCGGACATGACGTGATCAGCCAAGCGCAGACGGGTACGGGGAAAACGTTGGCGTTCGTGTTGCCGATGCTGGATAAGATCAGGACGGACGTGGCGCAGGTACAAGGTTTGATCGTGACGCCAACGCGGGAGCTGGCGATTCAGATCACGGCGGAGATCAAGAAGCTGCTGACGCGCGAAGACGGGATCAAAGTGCTGGCCGTATACGGCGGTCAAGACGTAGAGGCACAGCTGCACAAGCTGAAGGGCGATATGCATATCATCGTCGCGACTCCCGGCAGGCTGCTCGATCATCTGGGCAGGGAAACGATTAAGCTGGACGGCGTGAAAATGCTCGTATTGGACGAAGCGGATCAGATGCTTCATATGGGCTTCCTGAAGGAAGTCGAGGACATTCTGCGTCATACGCCTTACAAGAAGCAGGCGATGCTGTTCTCCGCTACGATGCCGGCTTCGATCCGCGAGATGGCCGGACGGATTCTGCGGAATCCGCAGCACGTAACGGTGAAGAGCGAGCGCGTGACCGTGAAGGATATTCGGCAATGGGTCGTGGAAACGTCGGATCGGGAGAAGCAAGCGACGTTGGTGAAGCTGCTGGAGGAGACCCAGCCTTATTTGAGCATTATTTTCTGCCGGACGAAGCGGCGGGCGAATACGTTAAACGTGGCTTTGCAGGAAATGGGCTACTCTTCGGACGAACTGCACGGCGATCTGTCGCAAATGAAGCGGGAGCAAGTCATGAAGCGGTTCCGCGACGCGAGGCTGCAGCTATTGGTGGCAACGGACGTTGCGGCGCGCGGGTTGGACGTCGAAGGCGTCACCCACGTGTTCAACTACGACGTTCCGCTAGACGTGGAGAGCTATATTCACCGGATTGGCCGTACGGGGCGCGCGGGAGAAAAGGGTCTGGCGATCACGCTGATTTCTCCTAAGGATCGCCGGGAGTTGGCGGATATCGAAGACGGCATTCAGATGATCATGGAACGCCGGAGCGAAGAAGGAGCCCCTCTTGGCGGCGGCGGACTGGAAGGGCCGCGGAACAGCGGCGGGCTTGGCCGTGCGGGAAGCGGCGGCGGTCGTTCGCGCGGGAGCAGCGCGGGCGCGGCGAAAGGCCGCAGCATAGGAGGCAGTAAGGCTCGCGGCGGCGATAAAGCATACGGCGCGGCCGGTGGACGCGGCGGGGACAAGCGGCGCGGCGCGGCGGTTGCGAAGCCCGGCATGGGCAACCGCTCGAGCACGGGCGAGTGGGTCGATCGCGGGCAGAGCCGCGATGCCGAGAAAGCTGGGCGCAGCAGCAGGTCTACGGTAAGCGCGGCGGCAGCGGCTTCGGCATCGGACGAAGCGATCGGGTTTACGTTCAGCGATCGCGGTGAACGCGGCGGAGCATCCGGCGGCAGAGGCAGAGTCGGCGGCGGGGCTGGGCGTAAGCCTGCTGGCGATCGCGGCGGATTTGGCCGCTCGGCGGGAGCGGGTCGCGCTGGCGGTTCCGATCGCGCGGTAGGCGGGCGCGCCGGGTTCGGACGTTCCGCGGATGAACGCGGAACGGGACGCCCTAGCGGCGCGGGCGGGTCGAGCAGACGGAATTCGTCCGAGCGGCTGGCGGAACGCGCGGCGGAGAACGCCAAGTTCGATCGCAATGGCGAAAGCCGCGGCGGCGGTTATGGCGGCGGCGGTCGTTCCGGAGCAGGCGGGTTTAATACCGGCGGAGCCAAGGGCGGTCGCAAGACCGAAGAGCGCGGCGGCAGCTTTGGCGGCGGGCGCTCGTCCGGAGCCCGGAGCGGCAGCGGATTCGGCGGCGGCGGAGCCAAAGGCGGCAGCTTCAAAGGCCCGAAAGGGCCTTCGGGCGGCGGCGGTCGTGGCGGACGCGGATCATCCCGCGGCAGATAG
- a CDS encoding carbohydrate ABC transporter permease, whose translation MSGTLKKTLTHVGISLVLLLNVLPLLIALSSSFRSVKNMTNPLQLFSEFSLESYRVAFTKMHFMQALGNSLMLTIISVVVVVLFTSMAAYPIARINNRLSKVLYLFFLCGLVVPSQMVIIPIVQTIQGLHIPSSQYTPILMFITCSIPFSSFLYTGFIKSSIPIEVEESALIDGAGLLRRFWQIVFPLLLPVTVSVVITQGVWIWNDYFFNMIFISKAAESPLPLAMLGFMGDQTNPTAWNVLFAACFLCALPLLVIFAFLQKYFIGGLTVGSVKG comes from the coding sequence ATGAGCGGCACCTTGAAAAAAACACTCACCCATGTCGGAATCTCCCTTGTCCTCCTGCTGAACGTGCTGCCGCTTCTCATCGCTCTATCGAGCTCGTTCCGCTCGGTTAAGAACATGACCAATCCGTTGCAGCTGTTCAGCGAGTTCTCGCTGGAAAGTTACCGGGTCGCCTTCACGAAGATGCACTTCATGCAAGCGCTAGGCAACAGTTTAATGCTGACGATTATTTCCGTCGTCGTAGTCGTGCTCTTCACGTCGATGGCGGCCTATCCGATCGCCCGGATCAATAACCGGCTCAGCAAAGTATTGTACTTGTTCTTCCTATGCGGTCTCGTCGTTCCGAGTCAAATGGTCATTATTCCGATCGTTCAGACGATCCAAGGACTCCATATTCCGAGCTCTCAATATACTCCGATCCTGATGTTCATTACGTGCAGTATCCCGTTTTCTTCTTTCTTGTACACCGGGTTTATTAAGAGCAGCATCCCGATCGAGGTTGAAGAATCCGCTCTGATCGACGGAGCCGGATTGCTCCGCAGGTTCTGGCAAATCGTATTCCCGCTCTTGCTGCCCGTAACGGTATCCGTCGTGATTACGCAAGGCGTATGGATATGGAACGATTACTTCTTTAATATGATCTTCATTTCCAAGGCCGCGGAATCTCCGTTACCGCTTGCGATGCTCGGCTTCATGGGGGATCAGACGAACCCGACCGCATGGAACGTTCTGTTCGCGGCATGTTTCCTCTGCGCGCTTCCGCTGCTCGTGATTTTCGCATTCTTGCAGAAGTACTTTATCGGCGGACTTACCGTCGGTTCGGTCAAAGGTTGA
- a CDS encoding ABC transporter substrate-binding protein, whose amino-acid sequence MINKKRKLSTILASITVLATTVGLLSGCGSSDNNGETGKDGTKNVTLTMVVSGNKAADGQDFELDVLPKMVNEKFPNIKLEVQKLPDDQYNTSIKTKLAAGEAPDFFRVWPRMGSAASIIDLSKAGYLADLSDLPFMSNITDGAREDMSNDGKVYGIAKGIDMLGTYYNKDLFAQVGITEIPQDWESFLAASQKLKDAGITPIVMGDKDPWWIQFGAYQLAANTVYSADKDFDLKLQTGEKKFTDPTWVKAISMYKELYDKGYIAKNTLGLGGPQATQMFIDGKAAMIFDGTWDYPTLTAQGAASFERGFFPLPGNEKGQPVWQAVSTAAGWAVNAKTDHLEEVKQVLNYWFDSESDLFKEWVKLNPSISAFNGVPLNNDLYKESYELYQSSGNSSYFANQMWPNGVADTLQVKFGEIIGGRKTTPEDVASAMQAKFDELWKK is encoded by the coding sequence ATGATTAATAAGAAAAGAAAGCTGTCGACGATCCTTGCGAGCATAACGGTCCTTGCGACGACCGTGGGATTGCTCAGCGGCTGCGGCAGCTCCGACAACAACGGGGAAACCGGCAAAGACGGCACGAAAAACGTAACGCTAACGATGGTCGTATCCGGAAACAAAGCCGCGGACGGCCAAGATTTCGAACTAGACGTCCTTCCTAAAATGGTTAACGAGAAGTTCCCGAACATTAAACTGGAAGTACAGAAGCTTCCGGACGATCAGTACAACACCTCCATTAAGACGAAGCTTGCCGCAGGCGAAGCGCCCGACTTCTTCCGTGTATGGCCGAGAATGGGCTCCGCGGCCAGCATTATCGATCTTTCCAAAGCGGGCTATCTTGCGGATCTATCGGACTTGCCTTTCATGAGCAACATCACGGACGGCGCAAGAGAAGACATGTCGAACGACGGCAAAGTATACGGAATCGCCAAAGGCATCGACATGCTGGGAACGTATTACAACAAAGACCTGTTCGCGCAAGTCGGCATTACCGAAATCCCGCAAGACTGGGAATCGTTCCTTGCCGCTAGCCAGAAGCTGAAGGACGCAGGCATTACGCCGATCGTCATGGGCGATAAAGATCCATGGTGGATTCAATTCGGCGCTTACCAATTAGCGGCGAACACGGTTTACTCGGCCGACAAGGATTTCGACCTCAAGCTTCAAACCGGAGAAAAGAAATTCACGGATCCGACTTGGGTTAAGGCGATCTCGATGTACAAGGAACTGTACGACAAAGGGTACATCGCGAAGAACACCCTAGGGCTGGGCGGCCCTCAAGCTACGCAAATGTTCATCGACGGCAAAGCGGCCATGATCTTCGACGGAACTTGGGATTACCCGACTTTAACGGCTCAAGGCGCAGCGAGTTTCGAACGCGGGTTCTTCCCGCTTCCAGGCAATGAGAAAGGCCAACCGGTATGGCAGGCGGTCTCGACGGCGGCAGGCTGGGCGGTTAACGCGAAAACCGATCACTTGGAAGAGGTTAAGCAAGTATTGAACTACTGGTTCGACAGCGAATCCGACTTGTTCAAAGAGTGGGTTAAGCTAAATCCTTCGATCAGCGCGTTTAACGGCGTTCCGTTGAACAACGATCTTTACAAAGAATCTTACGAGCTCTATCAATCCAGCGGCAACTCGAGCTACTTCGCGAATCAAATGTGGCCGAACGGCGTAGCCGATACCCTTCAGGTGAAATTCGGCGAAATCATCGGCGGTCGCAAAACGACTCCGGAAGACGTCGCGAGCGCGATGCAAGCCAAGTTCGACGAGCTTTGGAAGAAATAA
- a CDS encoding SPFH domain-containing protein, with the protein MAIVEVVKYDGPADVYAWKYPEQELGTWTQLIVHETQEAVLFKGGKALDLFGAGRHTLSTQNIPGLQTIVNLPFGGRSPFTAEVWYVNKINSLDVKWGTATPLQLQDPKYQIIVSVRSFGQFGLQIEDTRKFLLKLIGTIPVFDKDAMTRHFRGLLMMNIKELISSYLIFKKISILEINAYISEISKHIEERIGPVFLEYGIRILNFFMDSINIPDDDPATTRLKEALAKKAEMDILGYTYQQERTFDTLEGAARNEGSASAGVMGAGIGLGMGFGIGGVVGNQMSGLAGQLNMAPVAQVAAAYNKPCPKCQTLNRQESQFCASCGHHFLAAAAAAPSVTDVECNACGKSFPVGAKFCLHCGDPNNACAKCGADNAADAASCVKCGHAIGGNPCHNCGELVDPAGKFCMNCGTSMILKCGQCQHEIKPGQKFCLECGNKLIE; encoded by the coding sequence ATGGCAATCGTTGAAGTCGTCAAATATGATGGACCTGCGGACGTATACGCATGGAAATATCCCGAGCAAGAGCTTGGAACTTGGACGCAATTAATCGTACATGAAACGCAGGAGGCTGTTCTGTTCAAAGGCGGCAAAGCGTTGGACCTATTCGGAGCGGGTAGGCACACGTTAAGCACGCAAAATATACCCGGTCTGCAAACGATCGTTAATCTTCCGTTCGGAGGACGTTCTCCGTTCACCGCGGAAGTGTGGTACGTCAACAAGATCAACTCCCTGGACGTCAAGTGGGGAACCGCGACGCCCCTGCAGCTGCAAGACCCGAAATATCAAATCATCGTATCCGTCCGTTCCTTCGGGCAATTCGGATTGCAGATCGAGGATACCCGGAAGTTCCTCCTGAAGCTGATCGGTACGATCCCGGTATTCGATAAGGACGCGATGACGAGGCATTTTCGCGGATTGTTGATGATGAACATCAAAGAGTTGATCTCCTCGTACTTAATATTCAAGAAGATTAGCATTCTCGAGATTAACGCGTACATATCGGAGATCTCCAAACATATCGAAGAGCGGATCGGTCCGGTGTTCTTGGAATACGGCATCCGAATCCTTAATTTCTTCATGGATTCGATCAATATCCCGGATGATGACCCGGCGACGACTAGATTAAAGGAAGCGCTCGCCAAGAAGGCGGAAATGGATATTCTGGGTTATACGTATCAACAGGAGCGAACGTTCGATACGCTGGAAGGCGCCGCGAGGAACGAAGGCAGCGCAAGCGCGGGCGTCATGGGAGCGGGGATCGGGCTGGGCATGGGCTTCGGGATCGGAGGAGTCGTCGGCAATCAGATGTCGGGGTTAGCCGGACAGTTAAATATGGCTCCGGTCGCTCAAGTTGCTGCGGCTTATAATAAGCCATGCCCGAAATGCCAGACGCTGAATAGACAGGAATCGCAGTTCTGCGCTTCCTGCGGGCATCATTTCCTGGCGGCGGCAGCAGCGGCTCCATCGGTTACGGATGTGGAATGCAACGCCTGCGGCAAGTCGTTTCCCGTTGGCGCCAAGTTCTGTCTGCATTGCGGCGATCCGAATAACGCCTGCGCCAAATGCGGGGCCGACAACGCGGCGGATGCGGCAAGCTGCGTGAAGTGCGGACATGCGATCGGAGGGAACCCTTGCCACAACTGCGGCGAGTTGGTCGATCCCGCAGGCAAGTTCTGCATGAACTGCGGGACGAGCATGATTCTGAAATGCGGACAATGCCAGCATGAGATTAAGCCCGGGCAGAAGTTTTGTCTGGAATGCGGCAATAAATTAATCGAGTAG